From the genome of Cellvibrio japonicus Ueda107, one region includes:
- the mnmC gene encoding bifunctional tRNA (5-methylaminomethyl-2-thiouridine)(34)-methyltransferase MnmD/FAD-dependent 5-carboxymethylaminomethyl-2-thiouridine(34) oxidoreductase MnmC, producing MNDHPESMSNARFDLRNAQIEWDDEGQPLSSEFGDVYFSRANGLEETRHVFLHHNQLPERWAALAPGSHFTIGETGFGSGLNFLAAWQLWLQAAPADARLHFVTVEKFPLTKPDLIRALALWPELEALSTPLIDAYPCITDTGFYRLHFMGGRVRLTLIIEDAAHGFSQLLGSADPRFAHVCAKVDAWFLDGFAPAKNPHMWSEQLFEAIGTLSQAGTTAATFSAAGIVKNGLRSAGFTVQKVPGYGRKRDMVRAQKLTDRLLPVHDGSLDANELDNTPSYSPYPLPWTVDGTNSTPTDKRALVIGGGLAGCTSARALAERGWQVTLLERHEHLAEEASGNPQGVLYARLSRKAEPQAVFNLNCLDFAQRFYQPYWTMAGSRCGVLQLAADADEQQLQTLLRDKFRDCSELVQFVSADEASELAGVALAHGGLYFPQSGWINPPRLCTALVNHPNIRVEYRQAVTALAQADEGGWHIHTDHTDHGLWQSPVVIIANARDARHFDETRELPIKSIRGQISYLPATSLSQPLKTVICGDGYLAPAVDGRHCAGATFNLREQTDLLRAQDHQANLDKLSQVLPSLAEAWNPLRLDQLDGRVAFRCTFPDYLPLVGSVADTPAMETDFAPLRRNARAWLDTPGSYVRGLYLNIGHGSRGLAYTPLCAELLACHINQEPLPIPRELANALNPSRFLIRDLIKNRR from the coding sequence GTGAACGATCATCCAGAATCCATGAGTAACGCCCGGTTTGACCTGCGTAACGCACAAATTGAATGGGACGATGAAGGCCAACCCCTCTCCAGTGAATTTGGCGATGTCTATTTCTCGCGCGCCAATGGCCTGGAAGAAACCCGCCACGTATTCCTCCATCACAACCAGTTGCCGGAGCGCTGGGCGGCGCTGGCTCCCGGCAGCCATTTCACCATCGGGGAAACCGGCTTTGGTTCCGGATTGAATTTCCTTGCCGCCTGGCAACTCTGGTTACAAGCCGCCCCGGCAGATGCGCGGCTGCATTTTGTGACGGTGGAAAAATTTCCCCTCACCAAACCGGACCTGATCCGCGCCCTCGCCCTCTGGCCGGAACTGGAGGCGCTGTCTACTCCCTTGATTGATGCCTATCCCTGCATCACCGACACCGGCTTCTATCGCCTGCATTTTATGGGCGGCCGCGTCAGGCTCACCTTGATTATCGAGGATGCCGCCCATGGGTTTAGCCAATTGCTCGGCAGCGCCGACCCCCGCTTTGCCCATGTTTGCGCCAAGGTAGATGCCTGGTTCCTCGACGGTTTTGCGCCGGCCAAGAACCCGCACATGTGGAGCGAGCAACTCTTTGAGGCTATAGGCACACTCAGCCAGGCAGGTACCACTGCAGCCACCTTCAGCGCGGCAGGCATTGTCAAAAACGGCCTGCGCTCGGCGGGTTTTACCGTGCAAAAAGTCCCCGGCTACGGTCGCAAGCGCGACATGGTGCGCGCACAAAAGCTGACTGATCGCCTCCTGCCCGTCCATGACGGTTCGCTCGATGCCAATGAGCTGGATAATACTCCCAGCTACTCGCCCTACCCGCTGCCCTGGACGGTGGACGGTACCAATAGCACTCCTACCGACAAGCGCGCCCTGGTCATTGGCGGTGGACTGGCCGGTTGCACCAGCGCGCGCGCCCTGGCAGAGCGCGGCTGGCAAGTCACCCTGCTGGAACGCCATGAACACCTGGCGGAGGAAGCCTCAGGCAATCCCCAGGGAGTGCTCTATGCCAGGCTATCGCGCAAGGCCGAGCCCCAGGCGGTGTTTAACCTTAACTGCCTGGACTTCGCCCAGCGCTTTTACCAACCCTATTGGACTATGGCCGGCAGCCGTTGCGGCGTACTGCAGCTGGCAGCGGATGCTGACGAGCAGCAACTCCAAACATTGCTCAGGGATAAGTTCAGGGATTGCAGCGAGCTGGTCCAGTTTGTCAGCGCCGACGAGGCCAGCGAGCTGGCGGGTGTTGCCCTGGCACATGGCGGGCTCTACTTTCCCCAGTCCGGTTGGATCAATCCCCCGCGCCTCTGCACCGCCCTGGTCAACCACCCCAATATCCGGGTTGAATACCGGCAAGCGGTGACTGCACTGGCACAGGCTGATGAAGGCGGATGGCATATACACACGGACCATACTGATCATGGCCTGTGGCAAAGCCCGGTGGTGATTATTGCCAACGCACGCGATGCCAGGCACTTTGATGAGACACGCGAATTGCCAATCAAATCGATTCGCGGCCAAATCAGTTACCTGCCTGCGACCTCCCTGAGCCAACCGCTGAAAACCGTCATCTGTGGCGATGGCTATCTTGCCCCGGCCGTTGATGGCCGGCACTGTGCCGGTGCGACATTTAATTTACGCGAGCAAACAGACCTACTGCGCGCACAGGATCACCAGGCCAACCTGGATAAGCTGTCGCAGGTATTGCCCAGCCTCGCCGAGGCCTGGAACCCCCTCAGGCTCGACCAACTTGATGGCCGTGTCGCCTTCCGCTGTACCTTTCCCGACTACCTGCCCCTGGTGGGTTCCGTCGCGGATACGCCCGCCATGGAAACCGATTTTGCCCCCCTGCGCCGCAATGCCCGCGCCTGGCTGGATACCCCCGGCAGCTATGTGCGCGGGCTCTACCTCAACATTGGCCATGGATCGCGCGGGCTGGCCTATACACCGCTCTGCGCAGAGTTGCTAGCCTGCCACATCAACCAGGAACCACTGCCGATTCCCCGCGAACTCGCCAATGCGTTGAACCCGTCACGCTTTCTGATTCGCGACCTGATCAAAAACCGGCGTTAG
- a CDS encoding late competence development ComFB family protein has translation MLTSRAYAIEDDADFIHNFYERLVVQEAFDQSPRIQQGDRDFLADVACVALNRLPPRYIRHDVDMTFFMSPQDMMEIENKVATAVGDALHYVEARERGEDPRLPPLEVSLIATRADKPVKNPAKAAAKKTDDKPEKTKNTSAAKDTGKKSPAKTTRKKT, from the coding sequence ATGCTGACCAGCCGCGCCTATGCGATAGAAGATGATGCCGACTTTATCCATAATTTTTATGAGCGCCTGGTGGTGCAGGAAGCCTTCGACCAGAGTCCGCGCATCCAGCAGGGCGACCGCGATTTCCTCGCCGATGTCGCCTGTGTAGCCCTCAACCGCCTGCCGCCGCGCTATATACGCCACGATGTGGATATGACGTTCTTTATGTCGCCCCAGGACATGATGGAAATCGAAAACAAAGTGGCCACCGCCGTGGGCGATGCACTCCATTATGTGGAAGCGCGCGAGCGCGGCGAAGACCCCAGGCTACCGCCACTGGAAGTCTCCCTGATTGCAACACGCGCCGATAAACCGGTGAAAAATCCCGCGAAGGCCGCCGCTAAAAAAACTGACGATAAACCGGAAAAAACCAAAAATACCAGCGCCGCAAAAGACACCGGCAAAAAATCACCCGCCAAAACTACACGCAAAAAAACCTAG
- the mshL gene encoding pilus (MSHA type) biogenesis protein MshL, which translates to MSPVTKHPLLPFILLPLLMVLAACSNTRDGKLVAEQELDKAVNSSPATASPPAAVTQSLLQNPSGAYSAPKSAERFDVSVHNVSARDFFLGLVNGTGVNVVVHPGVSGSVTLDLKNVTVDDVLRVTRDIYGYEFKRDRNIYTIYANELRTQVFQINYLDVQRVGVSDTSVLVGRAQSTSNNMGGNTNNSSGSAGDTANLLGMLSNAKEKVSGAGLTPGSRVQTLNRTDFWHSLEKTILSIIGGKEGERSVMISPQAGMVVVKALPHELSSVRDYLERSELSAKRQVILETKILEVRLSEGFEAGVNWGAISGQLGYSYGSGRGTISASDSLEMNYGPGFQMTDATRTITESSEYGGKDLFAGLVQVADITKLLSLLETQGAVQVLSSPRVSTVNNQKAVIRVGYDEYFVTGISSNTTTNAAAITNTPNIELSPFFSGISLDVTPQISEAGEVILHIHPIVSEVTDQLKVFTVGDENFSLPLALRGIRESDSIVKAANGQVIVLGGLMTESNRQTDGKRPLLGDIPIVNSLFRTKNKSKSKTELVILLRPIVVDDTTWDAQLRESRDSMQIMGEAYRNP; encoded by the coding sequence ATGTCGCCTGTGACAAAACATCCGCTGTTGCCATTCATCCTGTTGCCCCTGTTAATGGTATTAGCAGCCTGCAGTAACACCCGCGATGGAAAACTGGTCGCCGAGCAAGAGCTGGACAAAGCGGTGAATAGCTCGCCAGCAACAGCGTCTCCACCAGCAGCGGTAACCCAATCCCTGTTACAGAATCCCTCTGGCGCTTACTCCGCTCCCAAATCCGCGGAGCGCTTTGATGTTTCCGTGCACAATGTTTCCGCGCGGGATTTTTTCCTGGGGTTGGTAAACGGCACAGGAGTCAATGTTGTTGTACATCCCGGTGTTAGCGGGTCAGTAACATTGGATCTGAAAAATGTCACGGTTGACGATGTGCTGCGTGTCACCCGCGATATCTATGGCTACGAATTTAAGCGCGACAGGAATATTTACACCATCTACGCCAATGAGTTGCGTACCCAGGTATTCCAAATTAATTATCTGGATGTGCAGAGGGTAGGGGTATCGGACACCAGTGTTCTTGTCGGTCGTGCCCAGTCCACCAGCAATAACATGGGGGGCAACACCAATAATTCGAGTGGAAGTGCGGGAGATACCGCCAACCTGCTGGGCATGTTAAGCAATGCCAAGGAAAAGGTCAGCGGTGCGGGTTTAACACCGGGATCGCGGGTACAAACCCTGAATCGTACTGATTTCTGGCATTCACTGGAAAAAACCATCCTATCCATTATTGGCGGAAAAGAGGGGGAGCGCTCGGTAATGATCTCACCCCAGGCAGGCATGGTCGTGGTGAAAGCCTTGCCCCATGAATTGAGTTCCGTGCGCGATTATCTGGAGCGTTCGGAATTGAGCGCAAAACGCCAGGTAATTTTGGAAACCAAAATCCTTGAGGTTCGGTTAAGCGAAGGATTTGAAGCAGGTGTTAACTGGGGGGCTATTAGCGGGCAACTGGGGTACAGTTACGGTTCCGGTCGGGGCACTATCAGTGCTTCTGATTCTCTTGAAATGAACTACGGCCCAGGCTTTCAAATGACCGATGCAACCCGAACCATTACTGAAAGTTCGGAGTATGGGGGTAAGGATCTGTTTGCCGGTTTGGTGCAGGTAGCTGATATCACCAAGCTCCTGTCATTACTGGAAACCCAGGGGGCGGTACAGGTTCTGTCCAGTCCGCGTGTCTCTACCGTCAATAACCAGAAAGCCGTTATTCGCGTGGGTTACGATGAATACTTTGTCACAGGCATTTCCAGCAATACCACTACCAATGCCGCCGCTATCACCAATACACCGAATATTGAGTTGTCGCCATTTTTCAGCGGTATTTCGCTGGATGTCACCCCGCAGATTTCTGAGGCGGGAGAGGTTATCCTCCATATTCATCCCATTGTCAGTGAGGTGACGGACCAACTTAAGGTGTTTACCGTGGGCGATGAAAATTTCTCGCTGCCCCTCGCGCTACGCGGTATCCGCGAGTCCGACAGTATTGTAAAGGCGGCTAACGGGCAGGTGATTGTATTAGGTGGTTTGATGACGGAAAGTAACAGGCAAACCGATGGCAAGCGCCCGCTACTCGGTGATATTCCTATCGTCAACAGTTTGTTTCGCACCAAAAACAAATCCAAAAGTAAAACCGAACTGGTGATATTGCTTCGTCCTATTGTTGTGGATGATACCACCTGGGATGCTCAATTGCGTGAGTCGCGCGATAGCATGCAGATAATGGGTGAGGCCTATCGCAATCCCTGA
- a CDS encoding glutaminyl-peptide cyclotransferase, whose amino-acid sequence MKQLVKTLALLCMSLWLIAMSPGSGAAPTIPYKIITERTHKPTLFTQGLQIENDQFYESSGLYGKSLLVSYPVEEPEGSTWARLSAPFTHKQPLPERFFAEGLTLLDDKLYLLTWKEGTLLVYDKTTLHYQKSLGYTGEGWGLTTDGEYLIRSDGSDTLFFHAPQDFRLEKTMKVQDQGKAITRINELEYHAGFIWANIWHEDRIIRIDPNTGDATGELVLSALRNTMKLNNPEQVLNGIAWDEKRNGFWITGKLWPKMFLIQPGD is encoded by the coding sequence GTGAAACAGCTCGTAAAAACACTGGCGCTATTGTGCATGAGTCTCTGGCTGATAGCGATGAGTCCCGGGTCGGGCGCCGCGCCGACAATCCCCTACAAGATCATTACCGAGCGCACTCACAAGCCCACCCTCTTTACCCAGGGCCTGCAAATCGAAAACGACCAGTTTTATGAAAGCAGCGGCCTCTATGGCAAATCGCTGTTGGTATCCTACCCGGTGGAGGAACCGGAAGGCAGCACCTGGGCCAGGCTCTCTGCGCCCTTCACCCATAAACAGCCCCTGCCCGAACGTTTTTTTGCCGAGGGTTTAACCCTGTTGGATGACAAGCTGTACCTGCTTACCTGGAAAGAAGGCACCCTGCTGGTTTATGACAAAACCACCCTGCACTACCAGAAAAGCCTGGGCTATACCGGTGAGGGTTGGGGACTGACCACAGATGGCGAATACCTGATCCGCAGCGATGGCAGCGACACCCTGTTTTTCCATGCCCCACAGGACTTCAGGCTAGAAAAAACCATGAAAGTCCAGGACCAGGGCAAGGCCATTACGCGCATCAACGAACTGGAATATCACGCCGGTTTTATCTGGGCCAATATCTGGCATGAAGATCGTATTATCAGGATTGACCCAAATACGGGCGACGCGACCGGTGAGCTGGTGTTAAGCGCACTGCGCAACACCATGAAACTCAACAACCCGGAACAGGTACTCAACGGCATTGCCTGGGATGAAAAGCGCAACGGCTTTTGGATAACCGGCAAACTCTGGCCAAAGATGTTCTTGATCCAGCCTGGCGATTAA
- the fldB gene encoding flavodoxin FldB produces MSDPKPIGLFYGTSTCYTEMAGEKIRKHIGEERVDMFNIAETPLVQAEFYDYLIFGIPTWDYGELQEHWEEIWDDLETVSFAGRKFAIYGLGDQVGYPEWFLDAMGYLHAKLVHRGGIPCGYWPRAGYEFEASKALTSDGEWFVGLALDEENEFQLSETRIQQWCAQILREFEL; encoded by the coding sequence ATGTCTGACCCCAAACCTATCGGCCTTTTCTATGGCACTTCCACTTGCTACACCGAAATGGCCGGCGAAAAAATCCGCAAGCATATCGGCGAAGAACGTGTTGATATGTTCAATATTGCCGAAACCCCGCTTGTCCAGGCAGAGTTTTACGATTACCTGATCTTTGGTATTCCCACCTGGGATTACGGCGAACTGCAAGAGCACTGGGAAGAGATTTGGGATGACCTGGAAACAGTGAGTTTTGCCGGGCGCAAATTTGCTATCTATGGCCTGGGCGATCAGGTGGGTTACCCGGAATGGTTCCTGGATGCCATGGGTTACCTCCACGCCAAACTGGTACACCGCGGCGGTATTCCCTGTGGTTATTGGCCGCGCGCCGGTTACGAGTTTGAAGCCTCAAAAGCACTCACATCCGATGGAGAATGGTTTGTCGGCCTGGCACTGGATGAAGAAAACGAATTCCAGCTAAGTGAAACCCGTATCCAACAGTGGTGCGCCCAAATCCTGCGCGAGTTTGAGTTGTGA
- a CDS encoding DUF502 domain-containing protein — protein MKRLRSFVSITFIGGFMVVLPMLIFVWLVEWLLRTIRNLIQPLSQWLVEQTLVSGYVADIIGVGLLLLGLFLIGLFVSTSIGGWLHDLIDDWLARLAPGYKTIRDVITQLLGGEGNTSLLKGEVCRAYLMGRAAGVSVTAIVTAKHANGDYTVYAPTAPIPTSGFVYHLASECVDLLPHVSVEEAMRTVIACGSGSQVISEVP, from the coding sequence ATGAAGCGTTTGCGATCATTTGTCAGTATTACCTTTATCGGTGGTTTTATGGTGGTACTGCCGATGCTGATTTTTGTCTGGTTGGTTGAATGGTTGCTGCGCACTATCAGGAACCTGATACAACCCCTCAGCCAATGGTTGGTAGAGCAAACCCTGGTGAGCGGTTATGTAGCGGATATTATCGGCGTTGGATTATTGCTGCTGGGCCTGTTTTTAATCGGCCTGTTTGTATCCACCAGTATTGGTGGCTGGCTGCATGACCTGATTGATGATTGGCTGGCCCGCCTGGCACCCGGTTACAAAACTATTCGCGATGTGATCACCCAATTACTGGGCGGCGAGGGTAATACGTCTTTACTAAAGGGTGAGGTCTGTCGCGCTTACCTGATGGGGCGCGCAGCGGGTGTGTCGGTCACAGCCATAGTCACTGCCAAGCATGCCAATGGTGACTATACGGTCTATGCGCCCACCGCACCTATCCCGACCTCCGGGTTTGTCTATCACCTGGCGTCCGAGTGTGTTGATTTGTTGCCCCATGTGAGCGTGGAAGAGGCGATGCGCACGGTAATCGCCTGTGGCAGCGGTTCCCAGGTTATTTCAGAAGTTCCCTAG
- the pilM gene encoding type IV pilus biogenesis protein PilM, giving the protein MKQLFETLTHWVNRSQGQHQCLGVEFTPDGVALAHIHRPATQQPHLVHCEFIPVNAGDNPAEQLRQRIAKLGLQTVPCNLVMSVGSYQMLLGEAPKVPREELAEALRYRVKDLVHFPITEAVVDGILLPEDSARGTSRMAYAVVTQKKHIETLVDYAKTAGLELKAIDIPEMALRNLVETCCDTQRGVALVKLVQGGGNLQIQRDGNLYLTRQFVLSYNAGLLDDLPAEALILDLQRSLDYFERQMRQVPPSHIYLCGDNVTADKLTAEIRAGLPMTIDMLDLRAGLQIAEGIPEHYLSLCLNALGAALRQDQVGG; this is encoded by the coding sequence TTGAAGCAACTGTTCGAAACCCTGACCCACTGGGTTAATCGCTCACAGGGGCAACATCAATGCCTGGGGGTTGAGTTTACCCCGGATGGTGTTGCCCTCGCTCATATCCACCGACCAGCAACCCAGCAACCGCATTTAGTCCATTGCGAATTTATTCCGGTCAATGCAGGGGATAATCCGGCTGAACAGCTCCGTCAGCGCATTGCCAAATTGGGGTTGCAAACGGTTCCCTGCAACCTGGTGATGAGTGTCGGCAGTTATCAGATGCTGTTGGGGGAAGCCCCCAAGGTACCGCGTGAGGAACTGGCCGAAGCCCTGCGTTACCGTGTGAAAGACCTAGTGCATTTCCCGATTACCGAGGCAGTCGTGGATGGCATTTTACTGCCCGAGGACAGTGCCCGTGGCACCAGCCGCATGGCCTATGCTGTGGTCACCCAGAAGAAACACATCGAAACCCTGGTGGACTATGCCAAAACTGCCGGGCTTGAACTCAAGGCTATTGATATCCCGGAAATGGCCCTGCGCAATCTGGTGGAAACCTGTTGCGACACCCAGCGCGGGGTAGCCCTGGTTAAACTGGTCCAGGGTGGTGGCAATTTGCAGATCCAACGCGATGGCAACCTTTACCTTACTCGCCAGTTTGTCCTCTCCTATAACGCCGGCCTGTTGGATGATTTACCCGCAGAGGCATTAATTCTTGACCTGCAGCGCTCGCTGGATTATTTCGAGCGGCAAATGCGCCAGGTGCCTCCAAGCCATATTTATCTCTGTGGCGACAATGTCACCGCGGACAAATTGACCGCCGAAATACGCGCAGGCCTGCCGATGACGATCGATATGCTGGACCTGCGCGCCGGGCTGCAAATTGCCGAGGGAATTCCCGAGCATTATTTGTCGTTGTGCCTGAATGCCCTGGGTGCTGCCCTGCGCCAGGATCAGGTGGGAGGCTAG
- a CDS encoding flavodoxin domain-containing protein, with protein MSKIQIMVGSVYGGAEQVADIAADLLRTKGHEVSINTYARPQDLTRDASEIILLCHSNTGSGELPDNIQPLYLHITRDYPRIAGRHYGVINLGDSCYTTFNEAGVMLDAAFADLGAVRIGEPLVLDASSGDDAASLTRDWVEQWSLLLP; from the coding sequence ATGAGCAAGATCCAGATTATGGTAGGAAGTGTCTATGGCGGTGCCGAACAAGTGGCTGACATTGCCGCTGACCTGCTGCGCACCAAAGGCCATGAAGTCAGTATCAACACCTATGCGCGCCCGCAAGACCTGACGCGCGATGCCAGTGAAATTATCCTCCTGTGCCATTCCAATACCGGCTCCGGCGAGCTGCCCGATAACATCCAGCCTTTATATTTGCATATCACCCGCGACTATCCGCGCATTGCCGGTCGCCATTACGGCGTGATTAACCTGGGCGACAGTTGCTACACCACCTTTAACGAAGCTGGGGTGATGCTGGACGCCGCCTTCGCCGACCTGGGCGCGGTGCGTATCGGCGAGCCGCTGGTACTGGATGCCAGCAGCGGCGATGACGCCGCCAGCCTGACACGCGACTGGGTTGAACAGTGGTCGCTGTTGTTACCTTGA
- a CDS encoding ExeA family protein, translating to MYRQHFGLKEHPFSLTPDTQFFFHNQSHREVLSTLLLALRHSEGFIKVVGEVGTGKTLLSRKLLASLGDHFITAYIPNPYLTPDELKWFLAEEIGIAYSPELPSYQLLKDINLRLVHLAQQKRQVVLVVDEAQAMPRETIEALRLLTNLETEKSKLLQVVLFGQPELDTLLERPDLRQLKQRIVFSEYLQGIAQPSVAAYLNYRLQSAGYRGPSLFSPAAVRLLYKASGGVPRLINVMAHKAMLAAYGQASPHVERRHMVSAIKDTAESKKLGQVLARRDYWLWPALAASAAAALVFIPVLAGAVQ from the coding sequence ATGTACCGTCAACATTTTGGATTAAAGGAGCACCCGTTTTCGCTCACTCCCGATACCCAGTTTTTCTTTCACAACCAAAGCCATCGCGAAGTATTGAGCACCTTGCTGCTCGCCTTGCGCCATAGCGAGGGGTTTATCAAGGTCGTTGGTGAGGTGGGTACGGGCAAAACCCTGCTCAGCCGCAAGCTGCTGGCCAGCCTGGGCGACCATTTCATCACTGCCTATATTCCTAATCCCTATCTGACACCCGATGAATTGAAATGGTTTTTGGCAGAAGAGATAGGCATTGCCTATTCACCGGAATTACCGTCCTATCAATTATTAAAAGATATTAATTTGCGCCTGGTGCACTTGGCGCAACAAAAGCGCCAGGTGGTGTTGGTGGTTGATGAAGCCCAGGCCATGCCGCGTGAAACTATAGAAGCGTTGCGCCTGTTAACGAATCTGGAAACTGAAAAAAGCAAGTTGTTGCAAGTGGTGTTATTTGGCCAACCGGAATTGGACACCCTGTTGGAGCGCCCGGATTTACGCCAGCTCAAACAGCGCATCGTATTCAGTGAATATTTACAGGGTATCGCCCAGCCCAGCGTAGCGGCTTACCTGAATTATCGTTTGCAGTCAGCGGGCTATCGAGGTCCCTCACTGTTTTCACCCGCCGCCGTACGGCTGTTATACAAGGCATCCGGCGGTGTACCGCGCCTGATTAATGTCATGGCACACAAGGCAATGCTTGCCGCCTATGGCCAGGCGAGCCCGCATGTTGAACGGCGCCATATGGTGAGTGCGATCAAGGATACTGCCGAAAGTAAAAAGCTGGGACAGGTTTTGGCCCGGCGCGATTACTGGTTGTGGCCAGCCCTGGCAGCCAGTGCAGCCGCTGCGCTGGTGTTTATCCCGGTATTGGCGGGAGCTGTGCAGTGA
- a CDS encoding SDR family oxidoreductase produces the protein MSTPFEFAQKNVLVVGGTSGINRGIAETFARLEARVAVISRSADKVADTVAALLSAGAAAADGASADVRQADALKQAIDALSQAWGQWDLVVSGAAGNFPALATGMSANGFRSVVEIDLLGTFHVMQAVYPHLRKPGASIINISAPQAVIPMAGQSHVCAAKAGVDMITRSLCLEWGAEGVRINSIIPGPIDDTEGMARLAPTPAMRAAVEKSVPLQRMGSTADIANACLFLASDYASYITGAVIPVDGGWAQGGAAVVGAGLAEMLKRS, from the coding sequence ATGTCTACGCCGTTTGAGTTTGCACAGAAAAATGTATTGGTTGTGGGGGGTACCAGCGGTATCAATCGCGGTATCGCCGAGACCTTCGCCCGTTTGGAGGCCAGGGTGGCGGTGATCAGCCGTTCGGCAGACAAGGTGGCGGACACGGTAGCGGCCTTGCTATCCGCCGGTGCGGCAGCCGCCGATGGCGCCAGCGCGGATGTGCGCCAGGCCGATGCGCTCAAGCAGGCGATTGATGCCCTGAGCCAGGCCTGGGGCCAATGGGACCTGGTGGTGTCCGGTGCCGCCGGCAACTTTCCGGCACTGGCAACAGGTATGTCGGCCAACGGTTTTCGCTCGGTGGTGGAAATAGACCTGCTGGGCACCTTTCATGTGATGCAGGCGGTATATCCCCACCTGCGTAAACCGGGGGCTTCGATCATCAATATTTCCGCGCCCCAGGCGGTGATTCCCATGGCGGGCCAGAGCCATGTGTGTGCTGCCAAGGCAGGAGTCGATATGATCACCCGCAGCCTGTGCCTGGAATGGGGCGCTGAGGGGGTGCGTATCAATTCGATCATTCCGGGGCCTATCGACGATACCGAGGGCATGGCACGCCTTGCACCGACACCTGCCATGCGTGCCGCTGTCGAAAAGTCGGTGCCTTTGCAGCGTATGGGCTCAACGGCAGATATTGCCAATGCCTGCCTGTTTCTGGCATCGGATTACGCCAGCTACATCACAGGTGCGGTTATTCCTGTGGATGGCGGTTGGGCGCAGGGCGGGGCCGCAGTGGTGGGGGCCGGTTTGGCTGAGATGCTGAAACGATCCTGA
- the trmL gene encoding tRNA (uridine(34)/cytosine(34)/5-carboxymethylaminomethyluridine(34)-2'-O)-methyltransferase TrmL has protein sequence MFHIVLFEPEIPPNTGNIIRLAANTGCQLHLIEPLGFNLDEKSVTRAGMDYAETQDVRIHASWEHFLVQEQPTRLFALSTKGSQCHSDAQFAAGDYLLFGPESRGLPADIRESLPANQVLRIPMAANSRSMNLSNAVAVMVYEAWRQLGYAGAL, from the coding sequence ATGTTTCACATAGTTCTATTCGAGCCGGAGATTCCCCCCAATACCGGCAACATTATTCGCCTGGCAGCCAACACCGGTTGCCAGTTACATTTAATTGAACCGCTAGGCTTTAACTTAGATGAAAAAAGCGTAACCCGCGCCGGAATGGATTACGCCGAAACCCAGGATGTGCGTATTCATGCCAGCTGGGAGCACTTTTTGGTACAAGAGCAACCAACGCGTTTATTTGCATTGAGTACAAAAGGAAGCCAATGCCACAGTGATGCACAGTTTGCCGCAGGCGATTATTTATTGTTCGGCCCCGAGTCGCGCGGCCTGCCCGCAGACATCCGAGAATCATTGCCCGCCAACCAGGTGCTGCGGATTCCGATGGCGGCCAATAGCCGCAGCATGAACCTGTCCAACGCGGTTGCCGTGATGGTTTATGAAGCTTGGCGTCAATTGGGGTATGCTGGCGCACTTTAG